The Sphaeramia orbicularis chromosome 16, fSphaOr1.1, whole genome shotgun sequence genome window below encodes:
- the LOC115435118 gene encoding E3 ubiquitin-protein ligase NHLRC1, with protein sequence MAKSLGSPCRGSLSPEGILREIQITLMECKVCFKKFNTQQRECRPQNLPCGHVLCLECIMALSHPLLRKLECPFCRQLCSVDSTSHCQVLIDLHELLFSPHQSRCSAPSYRSTGGLSSGRSSRFAALHLSTTFGGWGTLVNPTGMAVLGSSGTVVVVHDGDKRVVVFSPQGKKLNSFGHRGQANGDICYPLDVAVTPCGHVVVTDGGGKAVKVFTSRGSHVLTVKESFQLPWGVGIDSSGHILVSDVQAGTLSHIRVDYTRGVTLQCRTVLSDLQHPKAVACCHVSGNTVVMEHLTDDAYPPGRHQQNTRLRVLTKDFHILYQTDSFSLTLQSQLWLNMSGVAFDRHGDVIVTDCSQGMVWRLGNLQDKAVLTPLVGDHLIRPVGVVSLRNTLIILDSGDHAVKMYSPESVSVI encoded by the coding sequence CTGCTTCAAGAAGTTCAACACTCAGCAGAGGGAGTGTAGACCACAGAACCTTCCCTGTGGCCATGTGCTCTGTCTGGAATGCATCATGGCCCTGTCCCACCCTCTCCTGAGGAAGCTGGAGTGCCCGTTCTGTCGACAGCTGTGCAGCGTTGACAGCACCTCCCACTGCCAGGTTCTCATTGACCTCCACGAGCTGCTGTTTTCCCCTCACCAGTCCAGATGCTCTGCTCCTTCTTACAGGTCAACAGGAGGCCTCAGTTCAGGCAGAAGTTCAAGATTTGCAGCTCTGCACCTCTCCACAACTTTTGGAGGATGGGGGACTCTCGTAAACCCCACTGGGATGGCTGTTTTGGGGTCTTCTGGGACAGTAGTGGTGGTGCATGATGGAGACAAGAGAGTGGTGGTGTTCAGTCCACAGGGAAAGAAGCTGAACAGTTTTGGACACAGAGGACAAGCCAATGGGGATATTTGTTACCCACTGGATGTGGCTGTGACTCCCTGTGGGCATGTAGTAGTGACTGATGGAGGGGGTAAAGCTGTAAAGGTGTTCACATCCAGGGGGAGTCATGTGTTAACTGTGAAGGAGTCCTTTCAGCTGCCTTGGGGTGTGGGCATAGACAGTAGTGGGCACATCCTGGTCTCAGATGTCCAGGCCGGAACCCTGTCTCATATAAGAGTGGACTATACTCGGGGTGTCACACTGCAGTGTCGAACAGTTCTATCAGATCTGCAGCATCCCAAAGCTGTGGCCTGTTGTCATGTGAGTGGGAACACAGTAGTGATGGAGCACCTCACCGATGATGCCTATCCACCAGGGAGACACCAACAAAACACAAGACTTAGAGTTTTAACAAAAGACTTTCACATCCTCTACCAGACTGACAGTTTCAGCCTGACTCTGCAGTCCCAGCTGTGGCTCAACATGTCCGGTGTGGCTTTTGACAGACATGGAGATGTGATTGTAACCGACTGCAGTCAGGGCATGGTTTGGAGATTGGGGAACCTTCAGGACAAAGCAGTCCTAACTCCACTTGTGGGAGACCACCTTATCCGCCCAGTTGGAGTGGTGTCACTCAGAAACACACTCATTATTCTGGACAGCGGAGACCATGCTGTGAAAATGTATTCTCCTGAATCAGTGTCAGTGATTTAG